The nucleotide window GCCACGTCGCCGATCGCGACCGAGTCGCCGTCGAGCGTTTCCAGGAGCCCAGCCCGCTCGAGCCGCCGAAAGCCGGGCATCGCGCTCGCTAAATGGGCGAGGTTCGTTGCCGTTGAGAACACGCGGACGCTGTGCGCCAGGCACCAGCCCACCGCCGCCTGCGAGAAATGGTCCCCGTGCGTGTGCGTTACGAGGAGCGCGTCGATCGTCTCCGGCTCGATCCCGGCCGCCTGTAGGACCGCGACCGCTCGCCGCCGGCCGATCCCGAAATCCACCAGCAGCCGCGTCCGCCCCGACGCCACCAGGAGCGCGTTCCCCAAACTGCCCGAAGCCAGGGGACAGAGGAAGGGTTTCATGGCGGGAGGTCGCCTCCCCGCTCGCCCTCTGGGTTCAAGGCAACACCTGAAGCCGTTGGTCCTGCCAATGACGAATGACGAAGCCCGAATGAGGAATGAATGCCGAATACCGAATTCCGAAAGGAGCCTCTTCGAGCCTCCTGCTTGACAGTGGGCCGCAGGAACGCCTCGCCATTCGGGTTTCGGATTTGATTCGTCATTCGGATTTTGTCATTCGTTATTTCGAGCGGAGCGCTCCGCGCTCCGACTCCGACAACCGCACCTCCACGTCCACCACCTCGGCCAGCCGCGGCGTCCAGTCTTCGAGCGGCACGCGCTCCGTCTCGTAGTGCCCGCCCAGGATAACCGCAATTCCCTCGGCCGCAAGCGTCTGAGCCTCGTGGTACTTGAGTTCCCCCGCCAGGTACGCCTGACACCCAGCCGCGCGGACCGCCTCGACCAGTCCGCTCCCGCTCCCGGAGCAGACCGCCACGCGCTCGACGCGCGTGGACTGCTCGCCGGCGACTTGAACGCCCGAGAGGCCGAGCGCTCTTTTGATATCATCGGCCAATTGGCCGGCCGTCTTCGGTTTCTTTAGCCGGCCCACGCGGCCCAGGCCCGCCTCGCCCGGCAGATCCTTCAGGGGATACACGTCGATGGCCGGGGTCTCGTAGGAATGGGCTCGCCCGATGGCCGCCACGACCGCCCCCATGCGGCTTTCCGCCGCGAGGACCTCCAAGCGGTGTTCCGGGACGGCGCTGCGATCACCCCGTGCCCTGCCCGCCGTAGCCTCGGCGGAGGCGGGGCCGACGGCCGGGCTGGTTCCTTCGCCCGCGAAGAAGGTCCCCTCCCCCTCGGCCGCGAAACTGCATTCGGTGTACGCCCCGATCCGCCCTGCCCCGGCGTCGAACGCCGCCCGGCGGACCGCTTCCAGGTCGCCCTCCGGCGCGAAGACGACGACCTTGTATCGCGCAGGCCCAGGCTCAGCGCGCAGCGGCTCGATGTCCGTGAGGCCCGCACGTTCGGCCAGGAGGTCGCAGAGGCCCCCTTGGGCCGCGTCCAGGTTCGTATGGGCGGCGATGACCGCCCGCCGACCCGCCGCCAGACGAAGCGCCAGGCGCCCCGGCCACGTCTCGGCCGTCACGCGGCCGACGTCCTTGAACATGAACGGGTGATGAGCGAGGAGACAATCGGCCTCGAGCCGCTCCGCTTCCTCGCAGACCGCTTCCGTGACGTCGAGGCTGACGAGCACTCGCCGCACCGGCCACGCCGCGTCGCCCAACAGAAGGCCGACGTTGTCCCACGCCTCGGCCAGCCGAAACGGGGTCAAGCGGTCCACCGCCGCCAGAATGTCCGCAACGGTCGCCATCGAATCTCCTTCTGACGGGCGGACCTGCGGCAGCCGTGCCACGGGGGTCCGCGCCTACGGCAAAAACTGCGCGAGGTGCCGGCGCGCCAGCACCAGGCCCGCCTTCACGCGCTCCGCGCTCCCCTGCCAGACCGGGTCGGCGTGCTCGACGACCACCGCCCCGCCGTACCCCACTTCCTGGAGCCGGTCCAGCATTCGCCGCCAGTCGATCTCTCCGAGGCCCGGCAGCCGATACCGCCACCATCCGCCGGCGGGCCTCAGGACCGAACAATCCTGCCGGCGCGCGTCGAATACCTCCGTATCCTTCGCCTGGAAATGGAAGATCTTCTCGGCGTAGTCGGTCGCGGCCGCGATCGGGTCCACCCCCAGCCACACGAGGTGCGACGGGTCGAGCGCGAGGCCCACAGCGTCGCTGCGAAGGTGCGTGAACAGTTTCTCCCACAGTTCCGGGCAGAACGCTGCGTTGCCCGGCATGTCTTCAAACAAGAGGCCGCACATCGGGTCGTTCTCGATTGCCAGGCGGACGCCCGAGGCTTCGGCCTGCTCGGCGAGCGGCCCGACGCGCCGCGCAAACTCCGCAATCGAGTCGCCCAGCCCCGCCGATCCCGGCGCGCCGGGACGCCCCACCGCCAGGCACACGACGGGGACGCCCAGCGTCGCCGCCGTCTCTACTACGCGCCCGAGGTGCTCGAGCGCCGCCCGCGCCCGCTCGGCGTCCGGATCGAGCACGTTGCCGTACCACGCGAGCGCCGCCGCCTCGACGCCCGACGCCTCGAGCGCCGCCCCGAGCGCATCGCGCCCCGGGCCGTCCAGCGCGCCCAAGTCCAGGGCGCCGCCCCGGTGCCAGGTCTTGCCTCGGGAAAAAGGAGGACAGGGAATCTCAACCGCATCGAACCCGGCCGAGCCCGCCCACTTGAGCACGTCGGGCAGACTCTCATCCGGGAAACAGGACGTGCATAGGCCGAGTCGCACCGTGGACTCCTCGGCTGAGGATTAGGGAGATTCGCTCTTCGCTGCCGCGGCTGCCATCACCTGGCCCTCCGGCGTCGCCAGGTAAAGAATGCCGCTGTCCGTCTCGTTCTCGCCCACCAGCGTCCCGCGGCGGAGCGGCAGGCCGAACTGCACCTTGCCGTCGGAACGCGAGACGGCCAGGATGTCTTCCCCCCGGCTCACGATGTAGGCGTTCTTCGCGTCCGCCGACGCATAGTCCTGGCCTGCGGCCAGGATCCACCGCGCGTCGCCGCTCTCCGCGTCCACCGCTGTCAGCCCCTTTGCCTCCGTGAACACAAACACGAGGTCTCCCTGCGCGTACGGGGCCTTCCGGACCGGTTCGCCCGCATGGTACTGCCACACCAGGCGCCCCCCGCCTCCCGCGAATGCGTACACGCTGTAGTCCAGACTCGCGACCAGCACCAGGCCCGCCTTCGTCCGCCTCAGATCCGCCGTCACGGACCCTTCCGCCCGGTATAACCATGAGGTACGATGCCGCGACTGGCTCGACGCGATCACCTGCCCGCCCTGGCTTGCGAAATACACCATCGTGTTGTCCAAGACCGGGCCCGCCGTCACCGCACCTTCCATCCAGCGACGCCACGGAACTATGTCCGGCGTGACGGCCAGCGCCTCCAGGTACCCTTGTATGTTCGGAATGAAAACATGTGTCTCGCACGCCGCCGGCCGCCCCGAGGCCGCAAAGTCCAGCCGCGTCTTTGACACCTCCCGGCCCGCCGCCGCCTCCAGCCCGAGGAGCGTCGTCGTCGAAACCACCCACACCTTGTCCCCGTGGACGGCCGGTTGCTGCACCGTCTCGTGCTTCGGCGCCGCCGGCATCGACCAGCGCC belongs to Planctomycetota bacterium and includes:
- a CDS encoding MBL fold metallo-hydrolase encodes the protein MKPFLCPLASGSLGNALLVASGRTRLLVDFGIGRRRAVAVLQAAGIEPETIDALLVTHTHGDHFSQAAVGWCLAHSVRVFSTATNLAHLASAMPGFRRLERAGLLETLDGDSVAIGDVAVEGFPVPHDSPGDCLGFRITLGGRRGRRVVTVATDLG
- a CDS encoding Nif3-like dinuclear metal center hexameric protein, with protein sequence MATVADILAAVDRLTPFRLAEAWDNVGLLLGDAAWPVRRVLVSLDVTEAVCEEAERLEADCLLAHHPFMFKDVGRVTAETWPGRLALRLAAGRRAVIAAHTNLDAAQGGLCDLLAERAGLTDIEPLRAEPGPARYKVVVFAPEGDLEAVRRAAFDAGAGRIGAYTECSFAAEGEGTFFAGEGTSPAVGPASAEATAGRARGDRSAVPEHRLEVLAAESRMGAVVAAIGRAHSYETPAIDVYPLKDLPGEAGLGRVGRLKKPKTAGQLADDIKRALGLSGVQVAGEQSTRVERVAVCSGSGSGLVEAVRAAGCQAYLAGELKYHEAQTLAAEGIAVILGGHYETERVPLEDWTPRLAEVVDVEVRLSESERGALRSK
- a CDS encoding sugar phosphate isomerase/epimerase — translated: MRLGLCTSCFPDESLPDVLKWAGSAGFDAVEIPCPPFSRGKTWHRGGALDLGALDGPGRDALGAALEASGVEAAALAWYGNVLDPDAERARAALEHLGRVVETAATLGVPVVCLAVGRPGAPGSAGLGDSIAEFARRVGPLAEQAEASGVRLAIENDPMCGLLFEDMPGNAAFCPELWEKLFTHLRSDAVGLALDPSHLVWLGVDPIAAATDYAEKIFHFQAKDTEVFDARRQDCSVLRPAGGWWRYRLPGLGEIDWRRMLDRLQEVGYGGAVVVEHADPVWQGSAERVKAGLVLARRHLAQFLP
- a CDS encoding PQQ-binding-like beta-propeller repeat protein produces the protein MKRADRVGCWLAVGVAAGLWASGCGPQRGPEPLPVVPSVLEANGMDVLWHTQLVLAKKTHLVRLWLCDSLLIGLGDDNWIYAVDAKTGVRRWSMPAAPKHETVQQPAVHGDKVWVVSTTTLLGLEAAAGREVSKTRLDFAASGRPAACETHVFIPNIQGYLEALAVTPDIVPWRRWMEGAVTAGPVLDNTMVYFASQGGQVIASSQSRHRTSWLYRAEGSVTADLRRTKAGLVLVASLDYSVYAFAGGGGRLVWQYHAGEPVRKAPYAQGDLVFVFTEAKGLTAVDAESGDARWILAAGQDYASADAKNAYIVSRGEDILAVSRSDGKVQFGLPLRRGTLVGENETDSGILYLATPEGQVMAAAAAKSESP